The following is a genomic window from Pedobacter sp. KBS0701.
TCGTCCCTAAGCCATTGTACAACCGCACCGCCTATAAAAATACTTCCTTCAAGCGCATAATTTACCTTGCCGTTAATCTGCCAGGCGATGGTTGTTAACAGGTTATTGGCAGAAATTTTTGGTTTCTCTCCGATATTCATCAGCATGAAACAACCCGTGCCATACGTATTTTTTACCATGCCAATTTCGGTACACATCTGACCGAAAAGTGCTGATTGCTGATCGCCGGCTATTCCCGCTATTGGAATTTTAGCCGCCAGTATTCTTCCGGCGGTTTCGCCATAAACTTCGCTTGATGATTTTACCTCCGGAAGCATCTCTTTTGGAATGGAAAATAATCCCAGCAGTTCTTCATCCCAGTTAAGGGTATGGATATTATAAAGCATGGTACGAGAGGCGTTGGTTACATCGGTTACATGTTTTTCACCTGCTGTTAATTTCCAGATTAACCAGGTGTCGATAGTTCCAAAGGCAAGTTTTCCGGCTTCAGCTTTTTCCCTTGCGCCTTCTACATTTTCCAAAATCCACCGGGCTTTGGTTGCAGAAAAATAAGAATCGATGATGAGGCCCGTTTTCGCCTGGATCTTGCCCGCCAAACCTTGGGATTTAATTTCGTCGCAATAGGCTGAAGTACGCCTGTCTTGCCAAACAATAGCATTATAAATGGGCATCCCTGTTTCTTTGTCCCAAACTACTGTGGTTTCGCGCTGATTGGTAATGCCTATGGCAGAAATATCGTTTACGGTGAGACTGGCTTTTACAATTACTTCTGTAACAACGGCCAGCTGTGTCGACCAGATTTCCATCGGATCATGTTCCACCCATCCGGCTTTAGGGTAAATCTGCGTGAATTCTTTTTGCGCAATGGCAACAATTTCGCCATCGTGGTTAAAAATAATGGCTCTCGAACTTGTGGTTCCCTGATCGATAGACAAGATGTATTTGCTCATAATTAAGAATCTGGTTAGTGGTCTATGCCTTAACAGTTATTTTATAGGTTGATGATAAAGGTAACCATCAGCTAATTTATTAAAAGTTTGAATTTGATTGGCCTTCCAGTTTTCATCTGCCGATAATTCTTTGGCCAGGAGCAAGGCTACCCGTGGCGCCATATCCTTTGCAGCCTGAGCATCAATAAATAATACCCTTAGCCTTCTGCTTAAAATATCCTCTACGGTTTCGGCCATTTCATTCCTTGCCGACCAAACTACTTCGGCTTCTACAAAAGGAAAAGATGGATGTAACTGTTGCCCGAGACCTGGATTTTGTTTGATTAAAACCTCAATTTTATCACGGTCTGATCCATATATCGATAAATGATGATCTTCTTTAATGATATGGCTGCCATGGATGCTGAGATTTTCAGTTACACATGCTTTCGGTTCTAAACCGGCCTCAGTAATGGCCAAATCAACGGTTTCTTCAGCCATACGGCGGTATGTGGTCCATTTTCCACCGGTTATGGTAATTAATCCCTTTGCCGAGACGATCAGTTTATGATCCCTGCTGATTTCTTTTGTACTGTTCCCATCACCATTGGTAGGGGCGGCCAATGGTCGTAAACCAGAGAACACACTTAAGATATCTTTCTCAAGGGGCATGCGGTTAAAATAGCTTGCCGCAGTGCTCATAATAAAATCTACCTCTTCTTTTAAAGCACGTGGCTCAAGGCTGTGTTCATCCAATGGGGTATCGGTGGTGCCTACTAGCAAATGATCATGCCATGGAACCGCAAACAATACACGCCCATCAGCAGTTTTCGGGATCATTAAGGCAGATTTGCTGTTTAAAAAGCTTTTTTCCAATACCAGATGCACACCCTGACTGGGGCGGACCATCTTTTTCGAATCGGGATTGTTCATGTGCAGGATATCATCTACAAACACCCCTGTGGCATTAATTACTACTTTGCCCTTGAACTGTGCTTTTAAACCTGTTATGGTATCTTCTGTTTCGATCCCTGTAACGGTTTCGCCATATTTTAATAAACCAGTTACTTTAGTGTAATTTAATAATGTAGCACCTTTTTCGATAGCGGTTTGAGCTATATTGATGGCTAAACGGGCATCATCAAACTTTCCATCATAATACCTGATGCTGCCTTTTAAACCTTTTGCTTTAATGCCGGACATCATGGACAATGTTTCTTTTTTAGAGAAATATTTAGATTTCCCGAAACTGTATTTTCCTGCCAGCCAATCGTAAAGAGTAAGTCCGGTTAAATATTTAATAATGGAAAACCAATCGTAGCAGGGGATCAGAAATGCTTCTTTATGTACTAAGTGTTTAGCGTTCTGTTGTAACAATCCACGTTCTTTAAGGGCATGTCTCACCAGGCCAATATCTCCCTGGGCCAGATAGCGTACGCCTCCGTGCACCAGTTTTGTGCTCCGGCTCGATGTTCCTTTTGCATAATCAGCCTGCTCTACCAGTAAGGTTTTATAGCCACGGCTGGCCGCATCAAGCGCTGTACCCAAGCCTGTTGCCCCGCCTCCAATGATGATCAGGTCCCAATTTATGTTTTCTGCTACCAGCGGCTGATGTAATCTTTTCATTTTTATATTTAAAAGTAACAAAACGAAACAATACGCAATTATAAGAAATCGTAAGTGAAATGATATAATATGTGCGTTAAAAATTTATTAAATATTTGTGTAAAATATTTTATAGCATTTTTTTATTACTAATTTGCAGCACGCTAATTTAATATACTATGATGAATTTGGCTGAGAGGCACCAGTTTATTTTAAGTCGCCTGCAACGTGATCAATACGTAAATGTTGTGGATTTGTGTAAGGAATTGAAAGTGTCGTCTGTAACAATAAGAAAGGACTTAAAACTACTGGAAGACAAGAGCCTTCTGTTTAGAACACACGGTGGTGCAACCGTAAACAATCCATATACGGTAGATCGTCCGGTTAATGAAAAAGAGAAAATACAATCTACCGAGAAGAATAAAATTGGGATAGCTGCCGCTGCATTATTAAACGACAATGATTCTATCGTAATAGCATCAGGTACCACGGTACTGTATTTTGCGAAGAACATTGCGCCCGCAACAAACCTAACCGTTGTTACTTCTGCATTAAATGTGGCGCTGGAATTAATGCGCGAACCGAGTATTGAAGTAATACAATTAGGTGGGCTGCTGAGAAAAAGTTCTTCCTCCGTAATGGGCGCTTATGCCGAACAGGTTTTACAGGATTTTTATTTCAATAAGCTGTTTTTGGGGGTAGATGGAATTGATCTGGATTTCGGATTAACCACTACAAATGCTATGGAGGCCCATTTAAACCGCAAAATGATCGGTGCTTCACAAAAAACAATTGTACTGGCCGATTCTACCAAATTTGGTAAAAGAGGCTTTGGAAAGATATGCGGATTAGAAGAAATTGACCATATCATCACAGATAAAGGAATTTCTGAACAAATTGTAAAACATTTAGAAGGCTTGGGTGTTACTGTTACTATCGTGTAGCGCATTCCACGCGAACGGTAAATCCCAAACATATAATTTGAACATGGAAAAAAAACGAATACACATTTTAGAAGACGATCAGGAGATCAGAAACGTGATTGAAATCCTGTTAAAAGAAGAGGGTTTTGAATTACAGCTTTCCTCATCTTTTGCAGAGCTGAAGAAAAATATCCAGGATGCAATGCCTGATCTTTTCTTGTTAGATGTAATGTTACCAGATGGAAACGGAGCTGAGATTTGCGAAGATTTAAAAAACGATATTTTTACCAAACACATCCCGATTATTGTAATGTCAGCACAGAACAATAGCGAGCAAAAAGCGATTGATGCCCTTGCAGATGATTACATCAGCAAACCTTTCGATATTGATGATGTGCTTGAACGTATTCATGCACAATTAAAAAGAAGTGCCGAAAACCGGACTAAAGTTTAGTTGAAACAGGATATAAAAAAAGAGAGAAGCTTAACCGGCCTCTCTCTTTTTTTGACCTGGATTTTTCTAGTACTCGATTACCACTTTACCAATGGTTTTACCGCTTTCCAATAAACGGTGGGCTTCTTTTAAGTTTTCAACCGTAAATCCCTTCAATGTTTGGTTTAAGGTCGTTTTAAGTGTGCCATTGTCAAATAATTTGGCCAGTTCATTTAAAATGTGATGTTGCTGTTCCATATCATCAGTTTGGTACATCGAGCGTGTGTACATCAGTTCCCACGAAAAGGTAACACTTTTGTTTTTTAATTTGTTTAGCGCAATTGGAGTGGCTGAGCCTGTTATTGATACGATATGGCCCTGCGGTTTAATCAGCTCTACCAGGTCATCCCAGTAACTGTTCAGGTCTACAAAATCGAGAATAAAATCCACTTCCTTAAAACCTGCCTCACGTACTTCTTCAACCAGGTTTTTATGATTTACCACTACGTCTGCACCCATGGCTTTACACCATTCTTTTGTTTTTGGCCGCGATGCTGTAGTAATCACTTTTAAGCCACTTATTTTCTTCGCCAGCTGTATGGCAATGGAACCAACACCGCCTGCACCACCGATAATCAGGATGCTTTTTCCTTTATCTTTTTGCTCACTGATGCGGATGCGGTCGTAAAGTGATTCCCATGCCGTAAGTGCTGTTAATGGCATGGCTGCTGCTTCAGTGTCCGTTAATGATTTAGGTTTTAAACCTACTATACGTTCATCAATCAATTGATATTCGGCGTTTGATCCGCTTCGCGTTAAGTCTCCGGCATAATACACTTCATCTCCGGCTTTAAAAAAGGTAACGCCTTCGCCAACAGCTTCAATTGTTCCAACAGCATCCCAGCCAATTACTTTCGGTGTTTCCAGTACAGTGTCTTTGGCGCTGTTCTGGCGGATTTTAAAATCAACCGGATTTACGCTGATGGCCTTTATTTTTACGAGCAGGTCGCGTCCTTCCGGCTGTGGAACAGGTGTTTCAAACGCGATAAAACTTTCGTTTTCGCTTATTGGGAGTGAGGTTTTAAATCCTATGGCTTTCATTGCTGATGAATTATTTTTAATTAAATATATTGTTTTTATATAGCAAATATAAACTGATATAGTTTTGTAAAACGCTGGCTTTTTTAACTCGCAAAAGGGGATGAGTCTTTAAGCCTTTAGAAGCTCATTTGTGAGTTAGTTGGTCTAAGAGGTAATTTAATTCTGTAAAATCATCTCAAAATCCGTAATGTGCAGTAGATCATAACAATATATGATGGGAGTCATAAATATCGAACTGTTAAGTTTTGATATTTATACCTGTAAATCAATGTGTTATGAAAAATAAAAATATTTGCAAAAGCTCCGCTACCATTAAGGTGATTTTTATTTCTTTAACGCTGTTTTGGGCCTTCTTATTGGTATTTAACGCTTTTGGGGTGCCCCTTAAAAACGCTGAATCAGTAAATGCCGATTCGCTCTCTATCAGAAAAGAAATCGCTGGCCTGCGTCCAAAACTGAATTACCCCAATCTTGTTGACCGTTTCTATCAGGAAAGATTATATAAAAATGCCTGGGTAAGGCAGGACACGGTTAAATCAGATGTCTGGATGTCGATGTTATTGATGGACTGCGTATTGCAGTTTGGCTTGAACAGAAACGATTTTCATCCCGATCAGCTCACTTATGATGCGCTTCGTCCGCTTACCAAACCAGGTGCCAAAGTACAAGAGCAGGAAGTTTTTGATATTTACTTAACGGATGCCCTGATTACCCTGATCAATCATCTTCATTACGGTAAATTTAATCCGGTAGTTACCACCGGGCGATTGGAATCGAAAATACCTTTGGGTTTTGATCCGGTGTTACAGCTCGGGAAAGCCATTGGGCATCCTAATTTTATGAGCAATGTTACATCGGCCCAGCCGCAAACAAATATGTATAGAATGCTCCAGGATTACCTCCATTTGGTAAAAGGGCAATATATAGACGATTGTTATGAGTTCCCGGAAGGTGATGCCAGAAAAATGGCCATTAATATGGAGCGGTTACGCTGGATAAATACTGACGATCGTTATTTTATACAGATCAATATCCCCTCATACACACTTAAGTTGATAAAGGATGATCGCATAGTGGTATTTAAAACCGTTGTAGGCAAGCCTTCCAGTTCTACGCCAGAACTGGAAAGTACAGTTAATAAAATCACCACGTCGCCAGACTGGAAAGTTCCGCATAAAATATTTACAACCGAACTGTTGCCAAAAATATGGAAAGATTCAACCTACCTGATCAGCAACCATTACAGTATTTACGACCGGAAGGAAAACGTGGTGCCTTTAACCAAAAGTACCATCGCCTCCATTAAGGCTAGTCCTAACTTGTATCATGCCAGGCAGTCATCTGGTTGTGATAATGCGCTGGGTAAGGTTGTATTCCGGTTTCCGAATATTTTTGATATTTACCTGCACGATACCCCGGAACAGCAATTATTTAAAAAACAAGAAAGGGCATTTAGCCATGGTTGTATCAGGGTAGAAAATGCTGGTTTACTTGCCGAACTGTTATTGCAGAATGATGGAGCAGCAGATAAAATGCCAGCTTTAAAATCATCAATGCTTAACATGATTAAAAAAGATTTTCGCCTTAAAAGTACTGTTCCGATAAAGATCACCTACATCACCTGCGAGATTAATGACGGTCAGCTCAGTGTATATCCTGATATATATCGCCGCGATCAGGTTTTGGAAAATTTAATGTTTCCCATTAATAATAAACTGGTAAAGAAGTAAAGTGCTTGTAATCACCTTTGGTTTTACCTACTGCTTATAGCATTACCATCTAAAACCTGATTTAGACCAATTTTTGTCCTGATGAAGAATGTCGTTATTTAAGCCATTGGCATAGGTGAAAAAACAAATAACCTTAACTTGCCCCGGTCTTTCGGGAGATAAAAAGGATGCACACAGCTATAAAAATCTGTTTTTATCTGTGTGCATCAGTGGTTAAAAACCTTAACCTAATGAGAATGCCTGATGACGGTAATTTTTGGTCGTGAAAAAGTGATCGCGGTCATTTTTTGTTTTGAGCCTTATCATCGCTGTATCAATTAAACCAAGGTAGTTTTGCTGTAGAAATTATTTGGTCATTCATTATGTCGGGGACCATTTTACATCAAGAAACACCATGTTACACTCCTTTCATATTCCTGTTTTAGGCTTGGGTTACTCTATTGATACCCCATTAAAAGTTGCCAGGTATGGCATTTCTTCCGTACTCTCTATTGTTGATGACGAATTGGTAGAGCGTATGCGGGCTTATCATTCACAGAACAGATCGGTGGATTTCGAGGCGATTGCCAAAGGTGAAAGCGATAGCCGTAGCCGACGCATTACTGCATACCTCAACCTTTTATCCGATTGCGTCAACCAGGATTTTAAAGCTTTAAAACAGCAGGATTTTAAGCGAGGGAATGATATCTGCCGCTATTTCGAACTTTTGCCCGATAACTCAAAATTAAAGCATGGTTACGAATTGATGATGGGGTATCCTGAAGGGGAAACCAAACAAAGCTTGCAATCCCTACTGAAAAATGCGATGCGCATGGGTACCATTGACGTTAACATTATGGCTAAGGTGGATAAAATGAACTATGTGAATGGCAAATACACTGGTGATGGAAATACAGATGCGCTAGCGGCTTTACGCGGTTTTGCAGAAAGTAAACTTAATGCTTCAATAGTACTTTCTGCTGGGATGAACCCCAAATTATACAGCTATATGGAACATTTTCCGGACTTTTTTCCAGGTGAAAATGCTTCATTAAAAAAGAGGATTATTTTAAAAGTAAGTGATTTCAGGTCGGCCTTGATTCAGGCTAAATTTTTGGCCAAAAAAGGATTATGGGTATCAGAGTTCAGGATCGAATCGGGCTTAAATTGTGGTGGCCATGCATTTGCCACAGAAGGCTATTTGCTGGGACCGATTCTGGAGGAATTTAAAACTAAAAAAAACGACATGTACCGGGAGCTTTTTGAAATGTATCAGCTTGCCTTGATGCAAAAGGAAATTACGGTCGAAAAACAACCCAAGCAAAAGATCACAGTGCAGGGCGGAATCGGAACTGCTTCAGAACATCAGTTTCTGTTGCAACATTATCATCTCGATGCCACAGGCTGGGGAAGTCCTTTTTTACTGGTACCAGAGGTAACCAATGTAGATGCTGATACCTTATTACAACTTACCGGCGCAACAACACAGGATTTTTATTTAAGCAATGCCTCACCATTAGGGATCCGTTTTAATAATTTCAGGAACAGTACCATAGAGCAGCAGCGCACCGGGCGGATTGAAAAGGGGAGACCGGGAAGCCCCTGTACCAAGAAATACCTCTGCAATAATACCGAATTTACCGAACAGGCCATCTGCACCGCATCGCGGGAATATCAGCACTTAAAGATCAACAGCCTTAAAACAGCTAACCTAAGCGCTGATGAATATGAAAAGCAATTTAAGGAAATTACCGGAAAAATATGTCTTTGCGAAGGGCTCTGCTCTTCCACTTACTTAAAATATAATATTCTTAAACGCAAAGAAAATAAGGCGGTGGCTATCTGTCCGGGACCAAATCTGGCCTATTTCTCCGATGTATATTCTTTTGATGAAATGGTCGGTCATATTTATGGTAAAGTTAATCTCCTGGAGCAGGTAGAGCGGCCTCACGTTTTTATCAAAGAGCTTAACCTTTATATCGATTACCTGCAGGAAGATATTAAACAGCAGTTGCAGCAATTTAGTGATAAAAAGATAAAACAGTTAAACGGGTTTAAACAGCAACTGGCCAAAGGAATCAATTATTATAAAAAGCTTTTCAGCGAAATGACAGATCAGGCTTCTGACGACATTAAGCAATTATATGAACAGCTGGCAAGTTCGAAACATAAACTTGATGCACTGATTGTTGGCTAAGAAAAAAGATCGCTAATACTTTTATCTATATTTACGGAGATATACTTGAAGCATAATGGATAGGTCGAAATTTTTGGATGCAATTATTGAAAATGCTATTGATGGGATTATTACCATCGATGATAAGGGGATTATAGAACATTTAAATCCTGCTGCGCTTGAGCTTTTTGGTTATGGAAGGGAAGAGTTAGTGGGGATGAACATTTCGGTGCTGATGCCTGAACCCGATCATTCGCGTCATGATGGATACTTGTCCAGGTACGAACACACGGGGCAGAAACACATTATTGGCATCGGGAGAGAGGTTTCTGGCAAGCGTAAAGATGGTTCTGTATTTCCGTTCAGGCTGGGGGTGAGCGAGATCAAATTTAGTGATCGTAAAATTTATACGGGTTTTATCCACGACTTGAGCAAAGAAAAAGCCAACGAAGAACAGATTAAAAGTTATACCGAAAAACTGGAAGTTAAGATAAAAGAACGTACACAGGACCTGGTTAAACTCGTGTCGGAACTGGAAATGGCCAAAGAAAATATGCGTGCACTTTTTCAAAAGGAAAAGGAACTCAACCAGCTTAAAACCAGGTTTGTATCTATGGCCTCGCATGAGTTTAGAACACCGCTCAGTGCCATTCAGCTTTCAGCATCACTCATTGATAAATATACCACCAAACAGGATGTGGCCAGTGTGGAGAAGCATACCTTGAAAATTAAAAATTCCATCAATAACCTCACTACGATATTAAACGATTTCCTTTCGCTCGAGAAACTGGAGGCCGGGAAAGTGGAGGCATCGGTACAAGCTTTTAATATCATCAGTTTTGCCGAAGAAATAGCTGAAGAGATGCAGATGATGACCAAACAAAACCAGCATATTATTTACGAACATACCGGAACAACCGCAGAGGTTTACCTTGACCCGAACCTGTTGAAGAACTGCATCATCAACCTGATTTCCAATTCGATCAAATACAGTGGTGAGGATACGCTTATCCAGTTTAATTCCATTTTAAAAGATGATGAACTGATTTTAGAGGTTAAAGACAATGGGATTGGTATTCCGGCAGCCGATCAGGGCAATCTTTTCGAACCATTTTTCAGGGCACACAATACCGGCGATATTCCGGGAACAGGACTAGGATTGAACATTGTAAAAAGATATGTTGGCCTGATGAACGGCACCGTAACCTGCAATAGCGAGCAGCACTCGGGCACGGTATTTACCCTTATTTTTCCCTTTAAAAATAATTTTATAATTTAAGATCTATCCCATGGACAAGAAAGTTTTAATCATTGAAGATAACGACGATATCAGGGAAAGTACTGCTGAAGTGCTTGATTTGGCAGGTTATAAAACTTTTACAGCTAAACATGGAAAAATCGGTGTTGAAATGGCTGTTAATCATCTACCTGATGTCATTCTGTGTGATATTATGATGCCCGAACTGGATGGATACGGGGTTTTGTACCTGTTGAATAAAAATCCTAAGACGGCCAATATTCCTTTTATTTTCATCACCGCAAAAACAGAGCGGGCAGATATGAGAAAAGGCATGGAAATGGGCGCAGATGATTACCTCACCAAACCCTTTGATGATACAGAACTTTTCAGGGCGATAGAAAGCAGGTTTAAGAAAAAGCAGCAGGCCACCAGTTTTAGTTCAACAGAAAGCAATAGTGAAACGGTAATGGATGAACTGCGCAAAAAAGGTAAACCGAGAGGGGTAAACAGCAAACAGGTGATTTATATTGAAGGCGATGAACCTACACACCTCTATTACGTAAATAAAGGGCAGGTGAAAACCTACAAACGTTTTAAAGATGGGAGGGAACTTTCTTCAGGACTTTACCATGATGGAGATTTTTTTGGTTACGAAAGTTTATGCAACGGCGAGCTTTATGCTGAAAATGCTGCAACGCTCACTGAATCAGAAATTATCCATATTCCCAA
Proteins encoded in this region:
- the glpK gene encoding glycerol kinase GlpK translates to MSKYILSIDQGTTSSRAIIFNHDGEIVAIAQKEFTQIYPKAGWVEHDPMEIWSTQLAVVTEVIVKASLTVNDISAIGITNQRETTVVWDKETGMPIYNAIVWQDRRTSAYCDEIKSQGLAGKIQAKTGLIIDSYFSATKARWILENVEGAREKAEAGKLAFGTIDTWLIWKLTAGEKHVTDVTNASRTMLYNIHTLNWDEELLGLFSIPKEMLPEVKSSSEVYGETAGRILAAKIPIAGIAGDQQSALFGQMCTEIGMVKNTYGTGCFMLMNIGEKPKISANNLLTTIAWQINGKVNYALEGSIFIGGAVVQWLRDEMGFISRSADVETLAKKVKDTDGVYVVPAFAGLGAPHWDQHARGTITGLTRGTNKSHIARAALESIAYQTMDVLKAMEADAGVNIAELRVDGGATSNDLLMQFQADLLNCKVIRPDVTEVTAIGAAYLAGLATGFWESIDQIRSQWKINRTFIAEEGIDNSERIKGWNRAVKAARVNAEN
- a CDS encoding glycerol-3-phosphate dehydrogenase/oxidase, with the translated sequence MKRLHQPLVAENINWDLIIIGGGATGLGTALDAASRGYKTLLVEQADYAKGTSSRSTKLVHGGVRYLAQGDIGLVRHALKERGLLQQNAKHLVHKEAFLIPCYDWFSIIKYLTGLTLYDWLAGKYSFGKSKYFSKKETLSMMSGIKAKGLKGSIRYYDGKFDDARLAINIAQTAIEKGATLLNYTKVTGLLKYGETVTGIETEDTITGLKAQFKGKVVINATGVFVDDILHMNNPDSKKMVRPSQGVHLVLEKSFLNSKSALMIPKTADGRVLFAVPWHDHLLVGTTDTPLDEHSLEPRALKEEVDFIMSTAASYFNRMPLEKDILSVFSGLRPLAAPTNGDGNSTKEISRDHKLIVSAKGLITITGGKWTTYRRMAEETVDLAITEAGLEPKACVTENLSIHGSHIIKEDHHLSIYGSDRDKIEVLIKQNPGLGQQLHPSFPFVEAEVVWSARNEMAETVEDILSRRLRVLFIDAQAAKDMAPRVALLLAKELSADENWKANQIQTFNKLADGYLYHQPIK
- a CDS encoding DeoR/GlpR family DNA-binding transcription regulator — encoded protein: MMNLAERHQFILSRLQRDQYVNVVDLCKELKVSSVTIRKDLKLLEDKSLLFRTHGGATVNNPYTVDRPVNEKEKIQSTEKNKIGIAAAALLNDNDSIVIASGTTVLYFAKNIAPATNLTVVTSALNVALELMREPSIEVIQLGGLLRKSSSSVMGAYAEQVLQDFYFNKLFLGVDGIDLDFGLTTTNAMEAHLNRKMIGASQKTIVLADSTKFGKRGFGKICGLEEIDHIITDKGISEQIVKHLEGLGVTVTIV
- a CDS encoding response regulator transcription factor; protein product: MEKKRIHILEDDQEIRNVIEILLKEEGFELQLSSSFAELKKNIQDAMPDLFLLDVMLPDGNGAEICEDLKNDIFTKHIPIIVMSAQNNSEQKAIDALADDYISKPFDIDDVLERIHAQLKRSAENRTKV
- a CDS encoding zinc-binding alcohol dehydrogenase family protein, translated to MKAIGFKTSLPISENESFIAFETPVPQPEGRDLLVKIKAISVNPVDFKIRQNSAKDTVLETPKVIGWDAVGTIEAVGEGVTFFKAGDEVYYAGDLTRSGSNAEYQLIDERIVGLKPKSLTDTEAAAMPLTALTAWESLYDRIRISEQKDKGKSILIIGGAGGVGSIAIQLAKKISGLKVITTASRPKTKEWCKAMGADVVVNHKNLVEEVREAGFKEVDFILDFVDLNSYWDDLVELIKPQGHIVSITGSATPIALNKLKNKSVTFSWELMYTRSMYQTDDMEQQHHILNELAKLFDNGTLKTTLNQTLKGFTVENLKEAHRLLESGKTIGKVVIEY
- a CDS encoding L,D-transpeptidase family protein codes for the protein MKNKNICKSSATIKVIFISLTLFWAFLLVFNAFGVPLKNAESVNADSLSIRKEIAGLRPKLNYPNLVDRFYQERLYKNAWVRQDTVKSDVWMSMLLMDCVLQFGLNRNDFHPDQLTYDALRPLTKPGAKVQEQEVFDIYLTDALITLINHLHYGKFNPVVTTGRLESKIPLGFDPVLQLGKAIGHPNFMSNVTSAQPQTNMYRMLQDYLHLVKGQYIDDCYEFPEGDARKMAINMERLRWINTDDRYFIQINIPSYTLKLIKDDRIVVFKTVVGKPSSSTPELESTVNKITTSPDWKVPHKIFTTELLPKIWKDSTYLISNHYSIYDRKENVVPLTKSTIASIKASPNLYHARQSSGCDNALGKVVFRFPNIFDIYLHDTPEQQLFKKQERAFSHGCIRVENAGLLAELLLQNDGAADKMPALKSSMLNMIKKDFRLKSTVPIKITYITCEINDGQLSVYPDIYRRDQVLENLMFPINNKLVKK
- a CDS encoding PAS domain-containing sensor histidine kinase, whose translation is MDRSKFLDAIIENAIDGIITIDDKGIIEHLNPAALELFGYGREELVGMNISVLMPEPDHSRHDGYLSRYEHTGQKHIIGIGREVSGKRKDGSVFPFRLGVSEIKFSDRKIYTGFIHDLSKEKANEEQIKSYTEKLEVKIKERTQDLVKLVSELEMAKENMRALFQKEKELNQLKTRFVSMASHEFRTPLSAIQLSASLIDKYTTKQDVASVEKHTLKIKNSINNLTTILNDFLSLEKLEAGKVEASVQAFNIISFAEEIAEEMQMMTKQNQHIIYEHTGTTAEVYLDPNLLKNCIINLISNSIKYSGEDTLIQFNSILKDDELILEVKDNGIGIPAADQGNLFEPFFRAHNTGDIPGTGLGLNIVKRYVGLMNGTVTCNSEQHSGTVFTLIFPFKNNFII
- a CDS encoding response regulator, translating into MDKKVLIIEDNDDIRESTAEVLDLAGYKTFTAKHGKIGVEMAVNHLPDVILCDIMMPELDGYGVLYLLNKNPKTANIPFIFITAKTERADMRKGMEMGADDYLTKPFDDTELFRAIESRFKKKQQATSFSSTESNSETVMDELRKKGKPRGVNSKQVIYIEGDEPTHLYYVNKGQVKTYKRFKDGRELSSGLYHDGDFFGYESLCNGELYAENAATLTESEIIHIPKADFMEYLLSHQAVSKTFIGLLSGNVRDKGKQMLQLAYSSVRKRVAEALLQVATKFGDGIADSCTIRISRDDLAALVGTASETVSRMLADFKDEKLIDKTGNAINILSIEKLRNIKQ